DNA sequence from the Paenibacillus physcomitrellae genome:
GCACTCATGCCTCGGTCACGGAAATACTTTAGCAGTGATTCCTGGGTCGCACGGTATTCGGTGAAAATAATGACCTTCTCGCCGGGATCGATGCTTTGGATCAGCTCGAATGTTTTCTCCGCTTTGGTGTTGGCTTTAATCGCTTTAATCGTGTGAACAAGCTCCCAAATCTTATCGCGCAGCGGGGAGTCGGGAGCCAGCTTTTTCGACAAGTTGACCAGCGTCACGAATACCGCATCCCGGCTGCTGCATACTTCCCGCTGTAAAGTGATCAGGGAGAACAGGCTGTTCAAATCACCGCCGGCCGCCGTGTACTGTTCTTTGACAAACGTGGTAACGCCGTCATACAGCGCTTTCTCTTCCTCGGAAAGCTCCAGCGGGATGTTGCGAACGATCCGTTTGGTGAAGTCGAGCTGGCCGTCGCTGCGCCGGTTGCGGATCATGACCTTGGATAACTCGCCGCGAAGCGCATCTTCGTTTTTGGGCTTCCTTTTATCAACGACAAAATTGGCCGCAAATTCGTTCTGTTTGCCCAGCTGCCCTGGCTTCAGCAAGGTGATGAGATTGAACAGCTCGTCCAGATTGTTTTGAACGGGCGTTGCCGTAAGCAGCAGACAATATTTTTTACGCAGTCCCAGCATGAACTGATAATTAGTCGTTTTCTTGTTCTTCAGCTTATGGGCCTCGTCTACAATCACAAGATCATAGACTCCGCCGTGCAAAATATCTTTATGCGGATCCCGTTTGGCCGTATCCATGGAAGCAACAACGATGTCGGACTGCCAGGAATGCTCCTTCTTCTGAGCAATGGCAGGAATGCCGAATTTCTGATTCAGCTCCCTGACCCACTGCAGCACTAGCGAAGCAGGAACAAGAATCAATACTTTACGGACAAGACCGCGGATTAAATATTCTTTCAGGATAAGGCCTGCTTCAATCGTTTTGCCCAAGCCGACTTCGTCGGCCAAAATGGCCCGGCCGCGCATTTCAAACAGAACCTTATGCGCCGTATCGACCTGATGCGGCATAGGCTGAACAGCCGAAAGATGTTTAAGACACTGCAATTCCTCGAAATGGGTGACAAGACCGGCTTGTTCTGCCTGCAGCGAAAGCCGCAGAAGACGAACATCATCCCACGGGCCCCCTCTGTCGAGACGGCTCTGCAGATTCTCGTGCCAGCTTTGATCAAAAGTGATAGGCACACCGCTGTATGGTTCCGGGATGTCCTGCACGCTCATGTCCAAACTACCTCCTTTGTCGGCAAACAAGAAACTTTGTAGAAGTAGTATGGACGAAATGGAAGGAGTTCATAACCGGAATCTGAGGTATCCGAAAAGAGAGAGGACTTGTACTGCGTATTTACCTGCCGCAAACGATGTTAACACCAGGTTAATATAATAGCGTTTTCTTTGGCCTTTTCCCGGTTAGAAGATGAGATCTGCGTAAATTGTCGAATTTCGCCTCATGATTATTTACATTTTTGATTACCCGGATTAATACGAAACTTACATTCGAAAGGTATTCTGTTTCATGTGGGAACGATCTCATATGGGAACGGTCTCACATGAAAGTGAGGTTAAGGGTGTGAGCAACATTAAAGAAATCGCCCAATTGTCGGGCGTATCTAAATCTACGGTTTCAAGAGTTATATCCGGGCGCGGCTATACCAGCCAGGAAGCCCGGAACAAGGTTCTCAAGGTGATCCAGGAGCTTCAGTACAAACCAAATGCGGTAGCACGGGCCATGGTTTCACAAAGGACACACAATATCGGAATTCTTATTTACCGGAGTCATTATCCCGTAGTGTCCCATCCTTTTTACGGAAAAATACTGGATGCCATCCTGGCCGCCTCGGCGCAGATGAATTATTCCGTGTTTGTCACGACCGATCAGGAAATGTCGTTTCGTTCCGCGGATTTTATGCTGGAGAAAAGAGTGGACGGGCTGATCCTGATCAGCCGGCTGGAACAAAACGTCATCGACCATATCGGCAAATTCGGCGTCCCTTATGTTATGGTCAACGGTTCTACGGACGTCTCCGGCGTGATCCATATCGTCAACCGGGATCAGGACGGCGGGCGGGAGGCGGCCCGGCATTTGACCGGCTTGGGCCACAGACGGATCTTCATGCTTGCCGGTCCGCAGTCTCACCGGAGCCACCATTTACGGCTGGAAGGCTTCAGGAGTTACCTAAACGAGCAACGATTGGAGTGCTCCGATTCCTCGATCGCTTATCCTGAAGCGTCTACCTTTGAAGAAGGCTACCGCAAAATGGAGGAGAACTGGGAGCATTTTCAGGGCGGGCAATACACGGCCGTCTTCGGCACCAACGATATGATTGCGCTTGGCGCCATGAAGTTTCTGATGGAACATTCCGTGAAAGTTCCCGGGCAGGTTGCCGTCATGGGTTTCGACGATATCGAAACGGCTTCCATATTAACGCCTTCCTTGACCACGATTAAAGTCGACACTGAAAAAATGGGGCGGCTCGCCTGCGTGATGCTAGACAAGCTGATCCGTCAGGAAGCGGTCGAGGACACGGCAATTGAACTAGCGCCGAAGCTGGTTATCCGGTCTTCCACTTAGCAAGCAGCTTATATAACGAAAGGAGAGTTTGTTGCATGAGGTGGTATTTGAAAGCGGTAGGGCCTAAGAAAATTATCGAGTTTCTGCTGCTGGTCGTCTTCGTCATTTTCTTTATGGGGCCGTTATTAAATCTGGCAATCCTGGCCTTTACGGGCAAATGGAATTATCCGGACATGCTTCCGAGGGAATGGTCCCTGAAATGGTGGAGTTTTGTGCTTTCGCAGGACGGAATCGCCAAATCGATAGGCCTTTCCTTCGGCATTGCCGCCATCGTAACCGCCTTGTCCATCATTTTGTGTATCCCGGCGGCTTACGCATTTGCTAGAATCCGTTTCCCGCTCAGCAAGTTTTTCCTGTTTTCATTCCTGCTGACGCACGCCTTCCCGAAGATGGGGCTTTACGTCTCGATCGCCGTGCTGTTCTACAAGGTAGGGCTGATGAACACGCTGGCGGGCGTGGTGCTGATTCATATCATTAACGTCCTGATGTTTATGACCTGGATACCAACCTCCGCCTTCCGTAATGTACACACGGCGCAGGAGGAGTCGGCGAGGGACGTCGGAGCCAGCCCGTTCCGTGTTTTTCGCAGCATTACACTGCCAATGGCCATGCCGGGAATTATCGTGGCTTCAATCTTCACCTTTTTGAACTCTTTAGACGAAGCACAAGGAACGTATCTGGTAGGTGTACCGAACTTTAGAACGATGCCCGTTGTCATGTACGGCATTATTACCGATTACCCGGCTTATGCAGGGGCCGTATTTTCGATTATCCTGACCGCTCCGACCATCATTCTGCTGTTCGCCGCCCAGAAATTCGTAAGCGCAGATGTTCTATCGAGCGGATTTCAGATCAAGTAATCTGTCTGAGAACGCTAATCATTACGTCACTTTTACTTATTCAAGGAGGTCCTTATGCAGGTTCAATTATCGATCCAGAGACTGACTAAACGTTATAAGACAGGCGACGGGGTATCCGATATTTCACTGGATGTGGCTAAAGGCGAGATGATTACGCTTCTTGGTCCTTCCGGCTGCGGGAAAACAACGGTGCTGCGCAGCATCGGCGGTTTTCTGGATCCGGACTCCGGCGACATTTTGATCGAAGGCAAAAGTGTCCTGAGCGCTCCACCCGAGAAACGCCCTACGTCCATGGTTTTCCAAGGTTATAACCTGTGGCCGCATATGACGGTTTATGACAACCTGGCCTTCGGCCTCAAGATCCGCAAGGTCAAGAAGTCCGAACGCGATAAGTCGATTGACGAGGTGCTTGAGCTGGTTCGTCTGCCGGGATCCGGGAAAAAATATCCCGCCCAGCTGTCCGGCGGCCAGCAGCAGCGGATAGCGGTGGCGCGTTCGTTGCTGCTCAAGCCGTCCGTGCTGTTGCTGGACGAGCCTTTCTCCGCGCTGGATGCCAAACTCCGCCACGAGATGCGCGAGGAGCTGCGGGAGATTCAGGCCGAGCTCGGACTGACCATGGTTTTTGTAACCCATGATCAAGAAGAGGCTTTGTCCATCTCCGACCGGATTGTGGTCATGAACCATGGTCATATCGAACAGATCGCAACGCCGCAGGAAATTTACGATGTTCCCAAGTCTCTCTATGTCGCTCAGTTTATAGGGAAAATGAACTTTGTTAAGGGGGTGGTCGCCAGAGGCGCGATTACGACAGGTCCATTAAGCTTTCCGAATTCACATTTGCTTTCGGGTTCTGTGACCGTGGCCATTCGGCCTGAAGATGTTGTAGTGCAGACTTCAGCGGGACAGGAACCTGGGCTTCACGGCATTATCAAACAGATCATGGTACTTGGACATTATGCCGAGGTTTCCGTTGATGTCCGTGAACAAGGTACAATTCGGGCATTTCTGGCGCGAGATGAAGTCAAGGAACTGCATCCTGGTCAGGAGGTTTCCGTACAGTATGCCAAAATTCTGGCATATCCGGAGGTTTAAAGTCTGAAATCCAGGGACAACCCATTAATCCAGAAACAAACTTGGACGCTCTGGCCATTAGCTATTTATCCTATCCCAATCATCTTTCCTAATTATGAGGAGGTATTATTTCATGGTTAAAAAGAAAACGGCTTTTTCTTTACTGACAAGTCTAGTTCTGGCAGGTTCTCTGCTTGCAGGCTGCGGTGACAATAAGACGGCTGAATCGGCTCCGCCCGGCAGTGCAAACGCAAATGCAGGGACTCCATCGGCAGCTCAATCCTCTGAATTTACTTTCTACTATACAGGCTCGCAGAACGTGGATGATTTGTGGAAGGCGCTTATTCCGATGTTTGAGGAGAAAAATCCGGACATTAAAGTGAAACCCGTTTACGTCGCTTCAGGCACGGCGGCACAGCCTACCTACGATAAAATTCTGGCCGCCAAGCAGGCCGGTAAAGGCTCCGGCGGTGTAGACCTGTATGAAAGCGGCGTTGATGACGTGACTAAAGGACAGAAAGACGACCTTTGGGATACGCTTGCAGCCGATCAGATCGCTAACCTGAACAACGTAGACCAGCAAACGCTCCAGGACGTTTCCAATTTGGCGATTCCGTACCGTTCTTCCGCGGTCCTGCTGGCTTATAACAGTGACAAAGTCCCTAACCCGCCGAAGACGCTGGACGAGCTGTATGACTGGATTAAGAACAATCCCGAAAAGTTTGCTTACAACGATCCTTCCACGGGCGGAGCGGGCAGCTCTTTCGTGACGACATCCATTTATAAATTCCTGCCTGAGGATGCGATTCACAATTCCGACCCAAGCATTGAAAGCCAGTGGACGCAAGGTTTTGATCTTTTGAAGGATCTGGGCAAATACGTATACGGCAAGGGCATTTATCCGAAGAAAAACCAGGGCACACTTGACCTGCTGGCCAGCGGCGAAGTGGACATGATCCCGGCCTGGTCCGATATGGTGCTGGATCAGCTCGACAAAGGACAGCTTCCTGCATCCATCAAAATGCAGCAGGTAACGCCTGGCTTTAACGGAGGTCCAACTTACCTGATGGTTCCTAAAGAGTCTGACAAGAAGGATGCCGTCTACAAGTTCCTGGACTTTGTTTTATCCCCTGAGGCTCAAGCCGTAGTGGTCAGCAAAATGCACGGCTTCCCAGGTATCAAGCTGTCCAACATGCCGCAGGACATTCAGGATTCCTTTAAAGGCGCATCCGACGGCTTCCGTACATTCAACCTGGGCGATCTAGGCACGGAAATCAATAAAAGATGGCAAAGTGAAGTTGCTGCCCAATGAGTAAACAGGCAAAAAGGGGGATGCTGGGGTTAGCCCTGGTACTCCCTTCCTTTCTAATATTGGTGTTCATCGTCGTTTTGCCTATCATCGGTTCCTTAAAAGAAAGCCTTACGAATGAGCAAGGCGGGTATGATTTCTCGAACTACCGGTACCTGTTCACCGACAAGCTGATGCGTTCCAATATTATTTTCACGCTTGAAGTCACCTTAATTTCATCGGTGCTTGTCCTGTTAATCAGTTATATCCTTGCCGTATACATGAGGTTTAATGACGGTTTTGCCGTACGCTGGATTCGCCGGATGTACATGATCCCCATCTTCATCCCGGCTGTTATCGCCACTTATGGCATGATCCAGCTGCTGGGCAATCACGGCTGGGCTTCCCGGATTTTGTACCATATGGGGAACGAAAGTTTTCCACGGATTATTTTTGATATGAAAGGCATCATTATCGCGAATCTATGGTTCAACATTCCATTTACCACAATGCTGCTTGGCTCGGCCATGTCAGGGGTTCCCGATGCCGTGATCGAAAGCGCCAAGGATGTGGGGGCCGGCAGACTCCGGATCTTTTTCAAACTGATTCTGCCGCTGACCTACAAAACACTGCTGGTTGCCGTAACCTTTGTCTTTATGGGGATTATCGGATCCTTTACGGCACCTTATCTGGTTGGACCTAACGCGCCGCAAATGCTCGGGGTTTCGATGGAGCAGGTCTTCGGCGTTTTCCAGGACCGTCAGCTTGCTGCGGCTATGGCTTTCTTTACCTTCCTGCTGTGTTCGTTTATCGGTTATTTCTATATCCGTTCCATGATCAAGGAAGAAGGGATGCGCCAGTCATGAAGACCTATCTGATAGACGTACAAGGCCAAGTGACTCCCTGCTGCAGCAGATCGCATATCGCTTACCGCTTTTTTCTTCCCCGCCCAGGCGGGAAGCTCTGTGTCGACTTTGCCTACGGCCCTAAAAATCTGGAGGATCGGGAGAAAGCCAAAACTTTAATTGAAGAAAGCGTAGGACTGTATGTTGAAGAGGAATTCCAGGAGCAGGCGAAAGCCCGCTGGGAATCCCATTTACCGCTCAAAAATCTGATTACCGTTTCCGTGGACGCGCCGGACGGGCACCGCGGAGCCGCCCATCGGCATGACCCGGAGCAGCATTTGGTTATAAGCCGGGATGAGGCATCTCCGGGGCTGGAACACGGGGAATTATTCAAAGGTTTGTGGGAAGTGACGTTAAGCGTGCATGCCATCGTAACGGACGGCTGCGCCTATTCGCTGCAAATTTGGCAGGAAGAGGGGGATGCCTGATGAGCTGGCTGGCTTGCGAGCTGCATACGCATACGTTTCACAGCGACGGAAAACAATCTTTGTCGGAGCTGGCTGCCGGTGCCAAAGCGCTTGGCTTTGACTGTATTGCCCTGACGGATCACAACACCATGACAGGACTTGCAGGCAAAGAGGAAGTCGAGCGGGAGAACGGGATTTCCATTATTCCGGGAATGGAGTGGACGACATTTTTCGGGCATATGGTAACAATCGGGTTAGACAGGTATGTAGATTGGCGGCCGGTAGGCCCCGGAGATATTCACGCAGGACTTGCCAAGGTTCATGAACAGGGCGGCATTGCCGGCATGGCGCATCCTTTTCGTCCCGGGAGTCCGATGTGTACGGGCTGCTACTGGGAGTTCGAGGTCAGTGACTGGAACGATATCGATTATATCGAAGTCTGGTCCACAACATTTGCCCCTGTGAAAAATAACAATGCCAGAGCCTACCGTTTCTGGACGGACAGGTTAAACGAAGGCTATCGTTTGGCCGCCACTTCGGGCCGTGACTGGCACCATCAGGAGCCTACGGATGAGCCGTTGTCCGTCACCTACCTGCGCCTGGAAGACAACGATGCTCCCCTGAGGGACCGGGCAATCCAAGCCTTGTCGTCGGGAAGAGCCACCGTAACGCTGGGACCGCGGCTTGATCTTGAAATCAGCCGGGAAGGAACAACGTACGGAATAGGCGACGTCATACCCGGCCTTCCGGAAAGCGGACAAACTTTTGATCAGGAGCATGTTTCTGCTGTTCAACTCTCCGCTGTCCAGTCTTCCTTTGTCCAAGTTCTGGCCACAGCCGATTTTTCGGTGAGAAGCGGACATTGGGAGCTGCCGGAGCAAACTTTTACACTTAAGCTGGACAGTAACCAAGGTGTGTTGTTCGAAGGCTCACTGCTTCGGGATCTGCCACAAATTACGGCTGAAGTTCCGGCTGAAGAACTAAAATGGCTGCGTGCCGAGCTATGGGGCATCATCCACGGCGTCAGAACCTTGATCGCGTTTACGAATGCCGTTTACTTTGAATAGAGAAAGGGAGAGATTCTGGATGACTGTTAGTGCGGCCCAAAGAAAGTCCTTTCCTTTAGTTACGGCCCATACCGGTTGTATGGAAACGTTGGACAATACGTTGGAATCCGTTCGCAGAGGCATTGAGCTTGGAGCGGATGTGATTGAAGAGGATGTACGGGTAACCAGAGACGGCGTGGCTGTTTTGGCTCATGACGATCTTTGGCCTGCAGTCGGCGGCGAGCAGATCCGTATCTCCCAAATGGATTTCGCTGAGCTTCGTAAGCTGGAGGTAGAGGTAGATCATGCGGGGAAGAAGGGAATCATCAGCTTCCGTACCTTGGAGGAGATGCTGGAGATCATCAAACCGTCCGGCAAAATAGCCAATCTGGACTTGAAAACGGATGAGGCCATAAATGCGGCTGCTGCAGTTGTTGATAAACTGGGTATGCTGGAACAAGTTTTTCTGTCCGGATGCGAGGTGGACCGTGCCCGGGAGGCCGAGCAGCGCCAACCTAAACTGAGAAAGCTCTTGAATGCGGACGTTAAGCTGTTTACGTCCATTCCTTATGAACAGGCAGTCAGCCAAACTTGCCAAGACGCCTTGGAAACCTCCTGCTTCGGGATTAACATTTATCATGAATTCATAACTCCGGCGCTGCTGGAACGTGCTCAAGCCTTAGAATTGCCGGTCTATGCCTGGACAGTAAATGATACAAAGCTTATGGAGCTGTATGCCGATATGGGGGTAGCGTCCATAACCGCCCGGAATGTGGAAGCCTTGGTTGGGTTAAGGATGAAGAGACGCCAAACGTGAAACTTAACCATCTAAACCTTTCAGAATCACAGCAAGCCATGAAGTGCGCGCCCAAAACGCGTGCTTTTTTTGTTTTAGGACATGAGAAACAAAACCTTTTTGAATCGGAAAATGGGATCGCGAAGAGCGCTAAAATCAGATTGACATAATTGCCATATTCTAACTATAATCTTAGCGAAAAAGAAAAATGTAAGCGTTTTACATAGGGAATGCAGGTAATCGGGTACTGTTCTTACCAATGGAGTAAATGAAATCGATTTCGAATTCCTTCAATGAAAGGAGGTGAGGCTGACGGATTCGCGGTTGGTCTCCGCATGGGACAATACATTTAAAGGAGGAACTGATCTTGCAAGTCAAAAAAGCCTTTTCGTTCATTTTCGCCTTCACCCTGATTTTTGGTTTGATGCAGTTTGGCACCCAACCTAAGGCCGAAGCGGCTGCGATCGGAGCTAGTGACTTTTTGAAGACAAGCGGTACTCTCATTAAAAATAATTACGGAAACGGAAATGTAGTCAACCTTCACGGAACGAATCTGGGCGGATGGCTGCTCGGGGAGAATTGGATGTCGCCGCTTGGCGGGACGGATGAATGGACAGTTCGTTCCACGCTGCTTAACCGGTTTGGAGCGGCCGCTACCGACAGCATCTTTGCCAGCTACCAGGATACCTGGATTCAGGCCAGCGATCTGGACAATATCAAGAACCTTGGATTAAATATGGTTCGCGTTCCGATCTATTGGGAGAACCTGATGAACCGGGACGGGTCTATGAAAGCAGACAGTGTTTCGTTTCGCAAGCTGGACTGGCTTGTCTCCGAAGCGGGCGCTCGCGGGATCTATGTGATGCTGGATCTCCACGGAGTGCCAGGGAATATGAACGGCTGGCAAAGCGGAGGACGGGATGGCGCTAATGAATTGTGGAGCAACACGACTTATCAGGACTGGACGGTCCAAATCTGGCAGCGTCTTGCTAACCATTACAAAGGCAACCCGGTGATCGCAGGTTACGATTTGCTTAATGAACCGGTAAGCAACAATTCCAGTCTTTCTATCAGCCAAATGTACGACAGATTATACAAATCCGTTCGGGCGATCGATCCGGATCATATTATCGTCGTCGAAGCTTTCGGCTACTGGAATAATATTGTTTCTCCTTCCACTTACGGCTGGACCAACACTGTGTATGAGCTGCACAACTATGATTGGAACGATAAAGACTACAACAGCCAGAGCAACAGTATCAATCAATGGTTCGCGGATATCGCCTCCCACCAGCAGAGCTGGAACGTGCCTGTTTTTGCGGGTGAGTTCACTTTATTTGAATTCAACGACCTGTGGGAGAAATATTTGTCCGGTTTGGATGCGCTGAACGTCTCCTGGACGAACTGGACCTACAAAATTACAGGCGGGGGCAATTGGGGGCTTTACAACAACAATTCCAACCCGTTCCCGAATATGAACAGCGACAGCGTGGATACCATCAAGAGCAAATTAAGTAAATTTGCAACAAGTTTCCATCAGAAGAATACAACCCTGCAGAATATCGTAAAAGCTTACGCTCAGCTTAGCACTCCTTCGAGCATCAAAGCGGTGGCCAACGGTAAATACGTAACCGCTGAGAACTACGGTAATGACCCGCTGGTCGCTAATCGTGATTCTGTGGATGCATGGGAGAAATTCATTATGATTACCAATGCGGACGGTACCGTATCTTTCTTGTCTTTGGCGAATAACAAATATGTAACTGCCGATTTGAATCAGGGTGGAAAACTGGTTGCCAGAGCCCAAGGTATTGCAGGCTGGGAGAAATTCCGCAAAACAACCAACGCGGACGGTACTGTTTCCTTCCAGGCGGTAGCCAACAACAAGTATGTAACCTGCGATTTGAATGCCGCCACGCCGGTGCTTGTAGCAAGCCGGGACAGCGTGGGAGGGGCATGGGAAGCTTTTACAGTGACAACGGCTCCTTAAGCTAAGAATGCGGAAACGTCTTTCTCATATTTATATGGGAGGGACGTTTTCCTTTTTGGGAATTTTATGGTTGCTTGGGTACCGCTTGCTTGGATCTTCTAGCCGCACCTACATAATTTTCAAGCTGAAGCCGAAAATAAAGAATAGAATCATCATTTTAAATGAAGAGGAAGAGGACTAATGCAAAAGCTGGGTCGTAAAATTGTGTTTTTTCTCGTGTTGGCTGCTCTGGTATCCATTCCGGTCATTGGAGCAACCTCCGAAACCCCGATTTATATGAAGAACAAAACCTACCTCCTGCAGGTAGCTAATCAGTCTCATTATAAGGTGCAGCATGCCGACGTCGTGATGCTTGGTGATTCACTTACCTTTAATGTACAGTGGAATGAGCTGCTGGGCCGGAATGTGGCTAACCGGGGAATAGGCGGCGATTTCACCTCCGGAATGCTGAGCCGGTTGGATTATGTCACGGATTTAAGTCCCTATATGGTATTTATCATGGCAGGCATCAACGATTTAACCAGCGAGAAAGTTACCGCAGAGGAGGCGTTTAATAACTATGCCAATATCCTCAACCGCTTGCAGGAAGAACAGATTACGCCGGCAATCACCCTGACTTTATATGTAGGGAAAGAAGTTAAGAACTATATGACGGTTAATCAGAGAGTTCAAAAGCTGAACGGGTATCTGAAAAGTTATGCGAATGCCCACAGCATCCCTTACATCGATTTAAATAAAGTGCTTGCCCCTAACGGATATTTGCTTTCCAATTACTCCATTGATGGTATTCATATTAATGGTGACGGGTATCAAATTTGGGGAAACAAAGTGAATGCCCTGATTGATCAGGTCTTGAATACGAATCAGCAGTCCGTTCCGCAAAAATAGCATAAGCCCCGGGGATTAATCCCCAGGGCTTTGTTCTTCTCCGATGCCTTTGTAGTTAAATTAAAGAAATAGCCAATAAACTAAACAAGCTTAGAGTCAATAGTCCAGCCCCAAATCCCGGGTATCCAAAGAATGCAGACGTTGTGACGCTGCCGCCTTCAGGACGCAAATAAACATTATTCCGATCCACATCTACAAGTGTACCTCGATATTCATTTCCGTCTCTGGTCAGTATTCTGACTTTTCTATTCTTGTATCTCAGACAATGATAGTACATCTGATCAATCATTTCAGCACCTCCTGTTTGTTCCTAATGTATGAGGATAACGGCTTGCAGGCACGGCGGATAACGGGAGGCAGACACAATTGCTTTAAATATAGGTGGATTAGTATTAAAAGACTGAAGTGCGGCAGCTAGAACCTTGAAGAACGTTCAGACATCTGCTAAATAAAAAAATAGTAATTGGAAAATTATGTGGGTTGCCAAGCAGCTTGAGATCGTGATATATTCTTATTCCAGCCGCTTAAAACAACTGGTCGTGGCCAGTAAGGCTGGCAGTGAATGATGAGCTGCTTTCTATTGAAATTTTAATAAGTTAAATAAACTTAAAAAACTTTTCGAAAAAAGTGCTTGCCAAACTGCTGATAAGGTGATAAGATATAAGAGTTGCTGCTGAGAACGAAAGCGAGCGACAAAATGAAAAGTTTGATCTTTGAAAACTGAACAACGAGTGAGAAATAAATTGAGATACTTAGGGTGAAACAATCCTAACGGATTGAATTTC
Encoded proteins:
- a CDS encoding DEAD/DEAH box helicase translates to MSVQDIPEPYSGVPITFDQSWHENLQSRLDRGGPWDDVRLLRLSLQAEQAGLVTHFEELQCLKHLSAVQPMPHQVDTAHKVLFEMRGRAILADEVGLGKTIEAGLILKEYLIRGLVRKVLILVPASLVLQWVRELNQKFGIPAIAQKKEHSWQSDIVVASMDTAKRDPHKDILHGGVYDLVIVDEAHKLKNKKTTNYQFMLGLRKKYCLLLTATPVQNNLDELFNLITLLKPGQLGKQNEFAANFVVDKRKPKNEDALRGELSKVMIRNRRSDGQLDFTKRIVRNIPLELSEEEKALYDGVTTFVKEQYTAAGGDLNSLFSLITLQREVCSSRDAVFVTLVNLSKKLAPDSPLRDKIWELVHTIKAIKANTKAEKTFELIQSIDPGEKVIIFTEYRATQESLLKYFRDRGMSAVPYSGNMNRGKKDWMMDLFRGRAQVMIATEAGGEGINLQFCHHMINFDLPWNPMRVEQRIGRVHRLGQKNDVKIYNLSTVGTIEEHILNLLHEKINMFEMVIGGLDVILERLEKQGSLEKSIYKILLEADNEEQIKQGVESLASSMIAIKEELESSQEEGNSAPPVQELLGGS
- a CDS encoding LacI family DNA-binding transcriptional regulator translates to MSNIKEIAQLSGVSKSTVSRVISGRGYTSQEARNKVLKVIQELQYKPNAVARAMVSQRTHNIGILIYRSHYPVVSHPFYGKILDAILAASAQMNYSVFVTTDQEMSFRSADFMLEKRVDGLILISRLEQNVIDHIGKFGVPYVMVNGSTDVSGVIHIVNRDQDGGREAARHLTGLGHRRIFMLAGPQSHRSHHLRLEGFRSYLNEQRLECSDSSIAYPEASTFEEGYRKMEENWEHFQGGQYTAVFGTNDMIALGAMKFLMEHSVKVPGQVAVMGFDDIETASILTPSLTTIKVDTEKMGRLACVMLDKLIRQEAVEDTAIELAPKLVIRSST
- a CDS encoding ABC transporter permease is translated as MRWYLKAVGPKKIIEFLLLVVFVIFFMGPLLNLAILAFTGKWNYPDMLPREWSLKWWSFVLSQDGIAKSIGLSFGIAAIVTALSIILCIPAAYAFARIRFPLSKFFLFSFLLTHAFPKMGLYVSIAVLFYKVGLMNTLAGVVLIHIINVLMFMTWIPTSAFRNVHTAQEESARDVGASPFRVFRSITLPMAMPGIIVASIFTFLNSLDEAQGTYLVGVPNFRTMPVVMYGIITDYPAYAGAVFSIILTAPTIILLFAAQKFVSADVLSSGFQIK
- a CDS encoding ABC transporter ATP-binding protein gives rise to the protein MQVQLSIQRLTKRYKTGDGVSDISLDVAKGEMITLLGPSGCGKTTVLRSIGGFLDPDSGDILIEGKSVLSAPPEKRPTSMVFQGYNLWPHMTVYDNLAFGLKIRKVKKSERDKSIDEVLELVRLPGSGKKYPAQLSGGQQQRIAVARSLLLKPSVLLLDEPFSALDAKLRHEMREELREIQAELGLTMVFVTHDQEEALSISDRIVVMNHGHIEQIATPQEIYDVPKSLYVAQFIGKMNFVKGVVARGAITTGPLSFPNSHLLSGSVTVAIRPEDVVVQTSAGQEPGLHGIIKQIMVLGHYAEVSVDVREQGTIRAFLARDEVKELHPGQEVSVQYAKILAYPEV
- a CDS encoding extracellular solute-binding protein, whose amino-acid sequence is MVKKKTAFSLLTSLVLAGSLLAGCGDNKTAESAPPGSANANAGTPSAAQSSEFTFYYTGSQNVDDLWKALIPMFEEKNPDIKVKPVYVASGTAAQPTYDKILAAKQAGKGSGGVDLYESGVDDVTKGQKDDLWDTLAADQIANLNNVDQQTLQDVSNLAIPYRSSAVLLAYNSDKVPNPPKTLDELYDWIKNNPEKFAYNDPSTGGAGSSFVTTSIYKFLPEDAIHNSDPSIESQWTQGFDLLKDLGKYVYGKGIYPKKNQGTLDLLASGEVDMIPAWSDMVLDQLDKGQLPASIKMQQVTPGFNGGPTYLMVPKESDKKDAVYKFLDFVLSPEAQAVVVSKMHGFPGIKLSNMPQDIQDSFKGASDGFRTFNLGDLGTEINKRWQSEVAAQ
- a CDS encoding ABC transporter permease gives rise to the protein MSKQAKRGMLGLALVLPSFLILVFIVVLPIIGSLKESLTNEQGGYDFSNYRYLFTDKLMRSNIIFTLEVTLISSVLVLLISYILAVYMRFNDGFAVRWIRRMYMIPIFIPAVIATYGMIQLLGNHGWASRILYHMGNESFPRIIFDMKGIIIANLWFNIPFTTMLLGSAMSGVPDAVIESAKDVGAGRLRIFFKLILPLTYKTLLVAVTFVFMGIIGSFTAPYLVGPNAPQMLGVSMEQVFGVFQDRQLAAAMAFFTFLLCSFIGYFYIRSMIKEEGMRQS
- a CDS encoding CehA/McbA family metallohydrolase — translated: MSWLACELHTHTFHSDGKQSLSELAAGAKALGFDCIALTDHNTMTGLAGKEEVERENGISIIPGMEWTTFFGHMVTIGLDRYVDWRPVGPGDIHAGLAKVHEQGGIAGMAHPFRPGSPMCTGCYWEFEVSDWNDIDYIEVWSTTFAPVKNNNARAYRFWTDRLNEGYRLAATSGRDWHHQEPTDEPLSVTYLRLEDNDAPLRDRAIQALSSGRATVTLGPRLDLEISREGTTYGIGDVIPGLPESGQTFDQEHVSAVQLSAVQSSFVQVLATADFSVRSGHWELPEQTFTLKLDSNQGVLFEGSLLRDLPQITAEVPAEELKWLRAELWGIIHGVRTLIAFTNAVYFE
- a CDS encoding glycerophosphodiester phosphodiesterase; the protein is METLDNTLESVRRGIELGADVIEEDVRVTRDGVAVLAHDDLWPAVGGEQIRISQMDFAELRKLEVEVDHAGKKGIISFRTLEEMLEIIKPSGKIANLDLKTDEAINAAAAVVDKLGMLEQVFLSGCEVDRAREAEQRQPKLRKLLNADVKLFTSIPYEQAVSQTCQDALETSCFGINIYHEFITPALLERAQALELPVYAWTVNDTKLMELYADMGVASITARNVEALVGLRMKRRQT